aacaaaatttcaaaagttttctcTTTTATTCCAAAATACCTGCTTTAAGCGATTTCATGCAAGTACAAATATTATTAAAGAGGTCTTTTTCGTACATGTAAATAAGTCGCAAAAAGGTCatattgaattaaatatttattaaaatagatcttctttaaaaagtttgaaattaAAAACTAATCTTTGTGACTTTTAACGGTTCCATAAATCCTAACCTGTGGGAAAATAAACGACTATCCAGCAATTAAAAACCAACGATTTATAAGAAGTGCCTGGGAGCTGCACTATTTACCCTTCCTATacttaacaattaataaaaggtTGCAAAAAGAGGTGTAAGAGGATTCATAAGGAAAAAAGGACATGTTTGTATGATCAAAATTGACCTAATAGTTCTAATTTATATAAGTCTTATCGTAGTCTTTTTGTATTGTGCATTTAATGTACGCATGCAGTttaattgtatttgaattttcagtagatatatataaaggtgttttattgtaaagtaatggttaaaaaagaaatgatgatGGTGCTGCAACAGTATTTTCTATATATCTGGAGTCTTTTGTATTGATCACGATCAACATTTATTGTTCAGATGTCATGTTTAAATAAACAAGAGCAAAAACATGCTCTTGTTTATTTATTCTGCATGTGCGTGGAGTAAATGAATTTTACATCTGGTTTCTAGTTTTCTATATTCATTCAAGTTTTCTGTGCATGGTTTAGTCGGACTTTTTGGTTCGCAATATTACATGGGTGTCTTTTTTCATGACTGTTTAAACCATGCAGTACTAACAGAAGTAGCATACAATATCCATAGAATTAAGTCACAAACTAAACAAGTACAAACAATACATAACATAAATCGTGAAATTGTCGGGTAATTCAGTATTTGTAAGCTTTATACTGTAGCTAGAACTCTTCATGTGATCTCTAACTTCCAAATATAGTAACTGATAATTCGTGCAATTTCAATATCATGCCACGTCACTTGTCTTCTAAATTTTGTGTTACgaattatttgtattaaaatgcATTACTTTAATTGTAATCATTTAAGCTGCAGTACAAAAAACTACTTTTGGtaattgtcaaaaaaatataaatttgctGGAATTTAGCACGAAAAGGTGGAAGGGATCGGTTAACCTCACCCTTCCCTAGTTACTAAGCCACATACACAAACGTTgatactttttttctgttttgttgtggttcgtgttgctcagtcattggttttctatgttgcgtttagtataattttgtttgtttaaatatcCCTTCAGCTTTGTTggctttcgcctctcttttaaatGTAAAGACTGAAAACGTATTTCTGAAATGACTCTGTAGGTGAAATAAATATGCTTGCTTTGCGAATAATTTTAAACCTGCATGTACTTTTTGCTTCTTGTATTGTTGTTCGCCGCTTGGATGGGTCAGGCCCTATCCAACTGACGGTGAACAGTTCGTTCTTGTGTTGTGCTTTTTAACCACTGTTTCAAGCTTAAGTTAAAACCACTGTTCCAGATTAGAAATTCTGCGTTAACATACATGTTTTACTCCGgcactttttttttgtgtgtctgtcccaagtcaggaacctgaaaTCAATTGGTACTAGTATACCTATAGTTTTGGGTTGCCGTCTAcattattgttttctattttgaattatttaacatttgGCATGTCGGGTtgatttatttgttattctcttgAAATAAAGAGTATCTAAAATTTATATAGCTTACTGAAGTGTATACAGTATtggttttgttcattattgaagttTTTAAAGAGATCTGCATACTGGCATGTGTTATCATTATCATCCTTTTATCTCTggtggatagatgtctcattttaataataccacatctcattatttcattttatagaaagttaaaaaaaaacacacatattttAACCAACATCTTACTTTTGTGGAAATAGATGTAGAAGATACAAAGATATTGCAAAGATCCAGTTTCAAAGATTCAGACCCTATATATTGAACGTATATGAACCGTTCAGGCAACAACTTTAGCTCAGAAACAAACTGAGAAAGACAACCAGACGCAGATTAAAGCAATTAGAATCTGGGTAAACCTGGGTTGCTATCTCATAAATGTTTACCAACTATCTTCCACAACTGTTTCATGTAGTCCCTTTTCATTTTTGGAACACTATACATATGTGAATGACtgtaaaaagttcaaaatttcaatttttaatgtttgtatatttaaatacaattattaaataattaaacacAACTTTCACATTATCACAAATACATACAACAATAAGTATTAACAATCACAGTCATTTAGCACTTTCTACACGACAACAGTATATGTAGAccatttttcacatttgtttgaGATCAAATCTTGCACCTTTAGCCGAATGCTATATAAAAATTCGGTCCATCATGCAAAAGCATTTAAAAGAATTCATGATTGCACATAATAAGGGTCAAACATAAGTTGATTGCATGTTGTGTAAACCCCCGGTACAAAAAGGCGGCGCTTCAGAAGGATCATTATCCACTGTGGTATAACCGTCCTCATCCTGATGTGGACGTCTGCTCTCGTCCAAATTTATTCCcatgtcttttattttattttctatctcAAGAGACTCTGAAAAACATGCTCTTTTCTGTTTACTATCCAATAAGAAATAGAAATTTTCTCTTCTCTTCGGTGGAGGTTGTCGAATGCCATCGATATAGTTCAGCAAGTCAGCAGCCGACCACCTCGAAACGAATTCATTCGGAACAGTTTTCGAAGGATCTGATGGATCGTATGAGAACGATCTGGGTTTACTGAGTTGATGATTTCGGTGATTGCTTGAGGTAGAAATAATGTTAATGTCATTCTGCAAATTTTGTTGGAAATTTGGATTAGATTGAATTCTTTGTTGTTGCAAACGAAAGTTTGCATTGAAGTCTGTTCGAATAGGCTCGGACATTTTTctatcatttatatttcttgcGGGTAAAGCTGGAGGGTGATATTTATGAGGAAGCAACCCATTCAACCTCATTCTTAAAATTTCCTCATATTGCAGAAGATCATCTCCAGGAATAGTTTCATACACATGATCATCTTTCTCGTCCCTTCGTGGCGTTTGACATCCAGGCAATCGAGTTGTTGCATACGGTGAACAACCTGGCAGTTTAGTGGTTGCATATGGCGCACAACCTTCGAACACAATATGATTTCGTTTATCCCTGGAATCAAACGAATGATTCATATGAAATTTTTCTGAGTGAATATCATGTGATCTTATCTCTGGCTCACTAAGTTGTCTTGAAAATTCAGGATAAGAAGTTTTATCAAACTCTGAACTATGAGGTAGATATTGTCTATTTTGAAATGAAGGATCACTCCCCAATGGCCGCCTCACACATCTAACGGACACTTTCCCTTGTGACGACAAGAGGGCGGGTTGAAAGTTTTCACGAGATTGTTCACAATTTTCCTGTTGACTTACGCTTGTATTAACACcactttcattttcaatgtttttgaCAGGTTTTCTTAAGACATCTGGCCTGTCTTTCCGCCATTGTACATGTCGCTTAAGTTTCCgagatttcattttgttttcctGGTCCTTTTCAGCCTGTAAATCGTGTATAATCTCAAACATTGAACGCGCGACTTTTGTTAGttgataattgtttatttgtGCGGGGGAGAACCTGGTTGGAGTTTGATTGTCCGTTTGCTCTTGATGTGTCTGCACCGGTGGTCCTGTCTCCTctgtaattgatttgttttgttgagATTGTTCATTCAATTCATTTTGCACAAACGTCTCTGGTTTACGTGTAACAATTGCACTCGTACAGATGGGTTGTCCGTGGGGTGATGGATGACTGTCCGACATTGAAAAATAGTCTATTGGTAATTCCATTGGCGGAACAGGtcgattgttttgttttttctttccgtTCACAAATATATTGTCTATATCGGCTTCGTTTGTCGGCAGGGAATCACTCTCGTATCCACTAGATATCGTTACTGGAGAAGATTCACACGACAGTGTTTTGGACGGCATTTCTTTTTCTGGTGTAATTACATTATCAAATGACGCAGACCGTGTCAGGTCAGAATTTCCAGTTGCACCACTAAGTTCTTCTCTAGAACATACCCTTCTTGGgctttttggtttattttttgtatttaagtCCAACTTCAGGCGAAATCTTGCACTTTTTGAGTCTCCTGGATTAAAAGCTGAAACATTTAGTATATTATTACGGCGATCCAAATCGTTTGTCAAATTAAGTGAGAGTGGAGTATTAGTAGCGCTACAACTTAGATTTAAATGGTTATTATGGATCTCCTCCTGAGGATAAGCATTAAGAGGACTAAATCCCACACAGCGATCAGCTGTTCGGTTTAAACACCCATTTGTTATTCTCAATGCCGGATTATCACGCTGACATACTCTATTGTCGGGTAGGTTTTTGTTCCTCGGATTTTGCTCACAGCCATTATGGTTCACTAATTGATCAGTTAAATGACAATTTCTAATTATATCTCCCGATTGACGGGTCCTCCATGAATTGCCAAACCCATAGTCCTTTGTCAGAGTGACATTAGATCTCTGATCCTTTTTTCTACGTTCATGCATCCTATCTCTATCACGATACGGCATATCAATGTTATCCAATCCGAGACTGTTTAAATCATTAACACCATGCACACAGTTTGAGGTATTGTCAGACGGTGTATTGTCCGAGACCGATCTACCGAGGCGACGTTTTCTGGCGATTTGATGCACACAGATAACCTCTCCAATTCGAAGTCCCAACTCGTTTTGATTCAGATGTTCATCACCAAGATTATGTTTCAGTCTATTTTCTTCACACGTTTCTTCGATTGCTTTATCTGGACTATCGCGGTGACGTTTATTAGATTTACGTCGTTTTGCTGAGATTGGTCCTGTATTGATATAATTGTTTATATCCACGCGAGTTGATAATACTGCTGCTGATTTTGTTGGATAGGATAGACATATAAAATCCTCAAAAGTAACATATAACAACCACATCTGATTTGTCAACTCCTTACTCTGATCTCGTagttcattctgtaaaataaaaataaatagttagTTATACTCTCAAAAGTAGCATGACGGGAAATAAAGCATTTAAAAACTTAACCATTACATAAACAGTTTTTGGGGGTGTCAcagtttgtttaattttgtttagattgtggttattgttttgtttgttgttgttgttgttgtgttttCCTTCTTGTTTTACTGTGGACGGTTTAAAGGGTCGGTTGTTATAATTTTATCTCGACATATACATGTAGCCAATGAACAATGTGTACAAAAATAAGTTGCTAGTACTGTACAATTCAGATTTCTTAAACTAACATTTTACATGTTTCAGGTTCTAAGTTCACTATTGGTAGTTTTATTTTAATACCCGAATCAAGTCcaaactttaaatataaaacatcaaTGATACATCTGAAACTGCAGGATGTGGATGTACAGCTATGAAAAATCGAACTACTGAATATCTAAAAACTCTACATGGTCAATATGTTTCATATATCTCTTTTCTACAGCAAAATTATATTGCACTGAGGGGAAATGCATTATGGGTCATCATATATACATTAAAACAAGGATTTGTGTAGCAAGAGTttagactatacaaatccttgattaaaaCATGAGAAATTGAAAAATCAACTCTTCAGAAAATCTTATAAGGGACATGGTCGGAGGTTATAAAGACATGAGTTAAGTAGTATGAAAATCTAATACGTTATATGCTATTTACTTCACCTAAATTAAATAACTAATTTGCATTTTATGAAGTGTGACATTGAGAAATGGCCGTTGGATAACGCTTTGATGAAGAATTGTTATTGTGTTGTTGTTCAGAAATAATTATTTAAAGATCCAACACCTTAGACTGATCAAAGATGGATAGAAAGGACAGATAAATTATCACTTAAAATCCTGCCTCGCAATTTATTCGTTTTTCTGTTTTCATCACTGAAGTGTAACCTGTAATTATTTTGGTATAAGTGGAGATTCGTTACGAAAGGAGTCTTCGTGAACAATGTTATACGTACTATAACTTGTACACAGCAATTCATCAAACTTGATAATAAAACGAAACAAATTGTAGCTGTAGAATGGTAacgaaacaaataaataataagtttcttttttaattactacccccccccccccccctttccaaataAAAAGTTTGTTGAATGCTATAAACACAAAGAAATCGTTGGCgtcatatatttcattttataa
This sequence is a window from Mytilus edulis chromosome 1, xbMytEdul2.2, whole genome shotgun sequence. Protein-coding genes within it:
- the LOC139516276 gene encoding uncharacterized protein — its product is MWLLYVTFEDFICLSYPTKSAAVLSTRVDINNYINTGPISAKRRKSNKRHRDSPDKAIEETCEENRLKHNLGDEHLNQNELGLRIGEVICVHQIARKRRLGRSVSDNTPSDNTSNCVHGVNDLNSLGLDNIDMPYRDRDRMHERRKKDQRSNVTLTKDYGFGNSWRTRQSGDIIRNCHLTDQLVNHNGCEQNPRNKNLPDNRVCQRDNPALRITNGCLNRTADRCVGFSPLNAYPQEEIHNNHLNLSCSATNTPLSLNLTNDLDRRNNILNVSAFNPGDSKSARFRLKLDLNTKNKPKSPRRVCSREELSGATGNSDLTRSASFDNVITPEKEMPSKTLSCESSPVTISSGYESDSLPTNEADIDNIFVNGKKKQNNRPVPPMELPIDYFSMSDSHPSPHGQPICTSAIVTRKPETFVQNELNEQSQQNKSITEETGPPVQTHQEQTDNQTPTRFSPAQINNYQLTKVARSMFEIIHDLQAEKDQENKMKSRKLKRHVQWRKDRPDVLRKPVKNIENESGVNTSVSQQENCEQSRENFQPALLSSQGKVSVRCVRRPLGSDPSFQNRQYLPHSSEFDKTSYPEFSRQLSEPEIRSHDIHSEKFHMNHSFDSRDKRNHIVFEGCAPYATTKLPGCSPYATTRLPGCQTPRRDEKDDHVYETIPGDDLLQYEEILRMRLNGLLPHKYHPPALPARNINDRKMSEPIRTDFNANFRLQQQRIQSNPNFQQNLQNDINIISTSSNHRNHQLSKPRSFSYDPSDPSKTVPNEFVSRWSAADLLNYIDGIRQPPPKRRENFYFLLDSKQKRACFSESLEIENKIKDMGINLDESRRPHQDEDGYTTVDNDPSEAPPFCTGGLHNMQSTYV